From the genome of Aerococcus urinaehominis:
TAAAACGTCTAAAGGTGAATATGAATGTGATATGGCAGTCCTTTGTGTCGGCTTCCAACCTAACACAGAATTATATAAGGGCAAGTTAGAAACTATGCCGAATGGTGCGATTATTGTAGATGACTATATGCACACCTCTCACCCAGATATCTATGCCTGTGGTGACTCATGTGCTGTCAACTATAATCCTAACGATGGCCATGCTTATATCCCGCTTGCCACTAATGCTGTCCGTATGGGTAGCTTAGTTGGTAAAAATATTAAAGCAGACCGCGTCAAATACCGGGGCACCCAGTCAACATCTGGTCTAAAATTATTCGGCTGGAATATTGGCTCAACTGGTGTTACCGACAATTCTGCTAGCAGCTTCAACCTTGAAACTCGTAGCGTCTATGTTGAAGATAACTACCGCCCTGAATTCATGCCTACTACAGAAAAAGTTTATATGAAGTTAGTCTATGAAGTAGGCACAAATCGAGTTGTTGGCGGTCAGCTTATGTCTAAGTATGATATTACCCAATCAGCCAACACCCTATCACTAGCTATCCAAACCAAGCAAACAATTGAAGATTTAGCCTATGTGGACTTCTTCTTCCAACCACACTTTGACCGCCCTTGGAACTATTTAAATATTTTAGCCCAAGCAGCACTAAGTCAAGAAGAAGAATTAGCTCAAAACTAATTTATGCATCAGCCAAAAAAGCCTAGGAATTTAATCCTAGGCTTTTTTATTTACTTTTCATCCCTTATTGATTGATTTTGGTCTTTTATTTTACCATCTAGCCAGGCCTGGGTCCAGGCTGCTCGTTGTTCAAAGGATAAATACCCCACTGACTGCAGGAAGAGCCCCTGGGCACCGGCAGTTGGCCCAGCTTGGTTACGGTCCTTAACAGCTAACAGACGCTCTAATTCATCAACTGGTTTTAACCCATCACCAATCTGTAAACAGGTGCCAACCAGAATTCTAACCATATTATACAGAAAACCATCACCTTGAAAGATAAAGTGGATTTCATTTTCAACTGGCTGGTAGCTAGCCTCTGCTCGGTAAATGGTACGTACCAAGTTAACCTTGTCTGTTTTAGTTGAACAGAATGAGGTAAAATCATGTTTACCTTTAATCGCTTGCAGTGCTTCTTGGATACGACTAATATCGGTTGGGTAAGGGTGATGAAGCGCATAACGGGTCTTAAAAGGTGACATAAAATGATCTAAACTAACTCGGTAGAGGTAAGTCTTGTCCTTAGCGTGGAAGCGTGCGTGAAAGATGTCTTCCACTGGAAGGACTTCCAGGATTCTTATCGCTTGACTCGTAATTGAATTAAGGGCTCTGAGGAGGCTGTCAGGCTCGATAGCAGCGGGATAGTCAATATGGATAACTTGGCCTAGAGCATGGACACCAGAATCAGTCCTACCAGAACCATAAACAGTAATCTCCTGGCCCTTGGTCATCAACTTGAGGGCCCGCTCCAATTCGGCCTGGATACTAGGGCCATTAGGCTGAATCTGAAAACCAACATAATCAGTCCCATCATATTCCAGGGTAATTTTATAACGCAAATAACCCCTCCTAAACTAATTTATCGTAGGCTAGACAGACTAAGATTACTAAAAGGACTATGATACTAGCCCATGTATCCCGTATTTGCCAGTCGAGCTCATTTAGCTTGCTTCGACCTTCGCCCCCCTGATAACCACGCGCTTCCATAGCTGTTGCCAACTCAAAGGCACGGTTAAAGGCTGAAATAAACAGGGGAATTAAGATAGGAATAATTTTCTTGATCCGCTCAATTAAATGGCCCTCGCTAAATTCCACCCCACGCGAGCGTTGGGCATTCATAATTTTTTGTGTCTCATCACTTAGAGTAGGAATAAAACGCAGGGCAATCGAGAACATTAAGGCAATTTCATGAACCGGTAATCCCCTTCTAAAAGCTGCCATTAGACTTTCCATACCATCTGTTAGAGCCAAGGGCTGGGTTGACAAGGTTAATAAAGTCGAGATAAAAATAATAATCACAAAACGTAAAAAGATATAAACAGCATTGTTTACACCTTCCCAAGTTAATTTTAAGAAGCCCAGTTGAAAAATCACCTGGTCACCTTGAGAAAATATTAACTGAAGTATGACCGTAAATAAGATAAGCATCAACATAGGTCTTAGTCCTTTAATAAAGATAGTCAAAGGGATTTGCGACAAAGAGATTAGTAGCAAGCAGAAGGCCAGCAACATAAGGTATGACGAAATTTTAGTTAAGAAAAAAACTAAAATCATTAAACCTAACATTGCCAATAGCTTAAAGCGCGGGTCGAGGCGATGAATGAGCGAATCGCCAGGAATATAGCGACCTAATAACATATTAGTCATGCTGGTTTCCTCCTTGTGCTTGGTAATTCTTGCTAATCTCCGCCAGCAAATCATCAATGGTTAGAGGAGGCTGGTCCCAAGTTAACTTACCGCCGCGACAGGCTTGTAGGCTTTGGTAAAAAGACAAACTATCAGGTAAACCTAATTGTAAGCTGGTTAGCCATTCAGGATCAGCAAATACCTCCCGCATCTCACCTGACTTGACACACTGGCCGTGGTCCATAACAATCACATGGTTGGCATAATCAGCGACATCATTCATTTGGTGGGTCACTAGTACTAGGGTTATGCCTGCTTGAACATGCAAGTCCGCAAACATAGTCATCATATCTCGACGCCCCTTTGGATCTAGGCCAGCGGTTGGTTCATCAAGCACCAAAACCTTGGGTTGCATAGCTAAAATACCCGCAATAGCTACCCGACGCATTTGTCCGCCTGACAAATCAAAAGGCGACCGATCATAAAAGTCCGCAGATAAACCTACCATGTCTAGCGCTTTAATAGCTAAATCCTCAGCCTCTTCAGTAGACTTACCGAAATTTAAAGGAGCAAACATCACATCTTTAAGAACAGTTTCCTCAAATAATTGCGATTCGGGGAATTGAAAAACGATACCAACCTGAGACCGAATCTGTTTGCCATCTTTGACCTGGCTTTGGTTTGTTAAGACTTGGTCACCAATTTCAACCCGGCCTTGACTGGGAATGAGTAAACCATTCAAATGTTGGGTAATAGTAGATTTACCTGAACCCGTATGACCAATAATCGCCGTATAAGAGCCATCAGGAATCTCAAAAGTAACATCCTTCAGGGCCTGATAAGCAAAAGGTGTGCCTTGGGCATAAGTATAACTTACTTGATTAAATTTGATGCGCATAGCCACTCTGCCATCCCTTCTACAGTCATATACTCTTTAGGCACTGGAATGCCTAAAGCTTGCAAGCGATCCTTTAAACTTTGACCAAAGGGAACATCCAGGCCCATATCAACCAAGCGGTCACCATAAACAAAAATTTCTTCAGGTTGGGCTTGTGTTTGCACCTGACCTTTTTTAAGTACGAGCACACGGTCAGCTAAGGCTGCTTCGTCAATATCATGGGTAATTGAGATAATTGTCAAGTTGAGCTTCTCTTTTAGGTCTCTAATTACCGACATCACTTCTTGACGACCAAGGGGATCTAACATTGCCGTAGATTCATCCAAAATAATGATCTTGGGAGCAAGAGCATTCACCCCTGCGATGGCAACCCGCTGTTTTTGGCCCCCAGATAAAGAAGCTGGTTCGCGTTTTTCAAAACCGGTCATGCCCACAGCTTCGAGGGCCCAGGTCACCCGTTCACGCATTTGCTGGCTATCCATACCAATATTTTCTAAGGCAAAGGCCACATCATTTTCAACTGTTGCCCCAACGAACTGGTTGTCGGGATTTTGAAAAACATAGCCCACTCTGCGCCTGATTTCCCAGACAGTTTCCTCATTCAGTTCAAAACCATCAATAACAATTTTTCCTTGGTCTGATTCAAGCAGTCCAATGAGTAATTTCGCTAAGGTCGATTTACCGGAGCCATTACGGCCTATTAAAGCAATCCATTCCCCTGAATTAATGGAGAAGCTGATATTGTTAAGCGTTGGATGCTCTTGGTTTTTATCGTAAGAAAACCCTAAGTTACTAACTGTTAAAATTTCTTCTGCCATATTCGCCTCTCCTAAAAAAAGCGCCTAGAGTGCGCCTGCAACTTTTATATGTAATAGTCTACTCTAGTTGTAAGTTATTTTCAAGATATGAGTCATCAGACAATTTTGGGTAAAAAAAACATATATGTTATCAAACACATATGCCTTACAATTTTTAGATAGCATTCCAGTCCCCAGACAGGGTCTAGGGACCAGACAGAGCTAGACTAGGTTTCCCATCATCGTAACACTCTATTCTACTATTTTATTATTAAACGAATTCAATAATTACCATTGGTGCATTGTCACCACGGCGAGGTTCTGTTTTAAGAATCCGAGTATAACCACCTTGACGATCTTCGTAGCGTGGTGCAATTTCGTTGAATAATTTTTGAACTGCAGTTTCCACAACAACTTTATCCTCTTCAGCACGTACATCGGCAACTTCATTACGAACAAATGCTAATGCCCGACGACGAGAAGCTAAATCGCCACGTTTACCTAAAGTTACCATTTTATCAGCAAGCTTACGCACTTCTTTCGCACGTGTTTCGGTAGTTACAATACGGTCATTGATAATTAAATCAGTCGTTAAATCACGTAACATTGCTTTACGTTGCGCACTGCTACGACCTAATTTACGGTATCCCATTATTTTATCCTCCTTTGTTAATTAATCTTCTTCACGAAGTGACAGGTCAAGATCATCTAACTTACCTTTAACTTCATCAAGAGACTTGCGACCAAGATTTCGTACTTTCATCATTTCTTGCTCAGACTTCTGAGTTAACTCTTGGACAGTGTTAATACCAGCCCGCTTCAAGCAGTTATAAGAACGAACAGAAAGATCCAGTTCTTCAATGGTCATTTCTAGCATTTTTTCTTTTTGCGTTTCTTCTTTTTCAACCATAATTTCAACATCATGGGTTTCAGAAGTTAAGTCTACAAACACAGCAAGGTGTTCAGTAAGAATCTTAGCAGCTAAGCTTAATGCTTCGTCAGGTGCAATTGTACCATCAGTCCAGATATCAAGCGTGAGCTTATCATAAGCATTGATTTGCCCAATCCGCGTATTCTCAACCTGGTAATTTACCTTGGTAATTGGGGTATAGATTGAGTCAACTGGAATCTCACCAATTGGCATGCTGGCAGTTTTATTATGTTCTGCGCGCACAAAACCCCTACCATTGCTAACATTCATCAGCATATGGAATTTGGCACCATCTTCAAGCGTACAGATATGTAGGTCTGGATTCATTACTTCAAAATCAGAGTCAGCAATAATATCCTTAGCAGTTACTACTGCAGGGCCAACCATATCAATTTCAACTTGTTTTTCTTCCACATCATACAATTTCAGTGAGAGTTGTTTGATATTCAAAACAATTTGTGTCACGTCTTCACGAACACCAGGAACTGTAGAATATTCGTGTAAAACATCATCAATTTGAATTGATGTCACAGCTGTACCTGGTAAAGAGGACAACAAAATACGACGTAATGAGTTCCCAAGGGTAGTTCCATATCCGCGTTCTAATGGTTCAATCACGAATTTCCCAAACTTAGAATCTTCGCTGATTTCAATCGTTTCAATATTTGGTTTTTCAATTTCGATCATCTTTGTTGATGTACCCCTTTCAAAACGTGAAAAAAATGTACCTCTGCAGTTTAAATTGCATCAATCGTATTAAACACGACGACGTTTTGGTGGACGACAACCATTATGTGGAATAGGTGTAACATCGCGAATCGCAGTTACTTCTAAACCAGCAGCTTGTAAGGCACGAATTGCAGACTCACGACCAGAACCAGGTCCTTTAACTGCAACTTCAACTGTTTTCATACCATGATCCATAGCAGCTTTTGCAGCTGTTTCTGAAGCCATTTGGGCAGCATAAGGTGTTGATTTACGAGAACCTTTAAAACCTAAGGCCCCTGCTGATGACCAAGCAATTGCGTTACCATGTTCATCGGTAATCATAACAATGGTATTGTTAAATGTTGAGTGGATGTGTGCAACACCAGTTTCAACATTCTTTTTCACACGACGACGGCGAGATGTTGTTGGACGTTTAGCCATTCTGTATACTCCTCCTTCTTAATAAAATTATTTCTTCTTACCAGCAATAGCAGTAGCTGGTCCTTTACGAGTACGGGCATTATTTTTAGTATTTTGTCCACGTACCGGTAAACCACGACGATGGCGGATACCTCGGTAGCTACCAATTTCTTGTAGACGTTTGATATCTAAGTTACGTTCCCGACGTAAGTCACCTTCAACTTTAATTGAATCTACTTCTTTACGGATGCGGTCTAACTCATCGTTAGTTAAATCAGATACACGAGTATCCTCTGAAACATCTGCTGCCTTTAAAATTTGTTTAGCAGTCGTGTTACCAATACCGTAGATATAAGTTAATGCAATTACAACACGCTTATTACGTGGAATATCGACACCTGCGATACGAGCCATAGATGGGCACCTCCTCTAAATTAATTATCCTTGACGTTGTTTATGTTTTGGATTGCTGCAAATCACCATAACTCTGCCGTTACGACGAATAACTTTGCAGTTTTCACAAATTGGTTTAACTGATGCTCTAACTTTCATAACTTAACCTCCTCAATTAATCTCCAACTACTTGAAGCGGTAAGTAATCCGACCTCGCGTTAAGTCATATGGAGACATTTCTACTTTTACTCGGTCCCCAGGTAAGATTCGGATATAATTAACCCGGATTTTGCCTGACACATGAGCCAAAATTTCAAAACCATTTTCTAATTGAACTTTAAACATAGCATTGGGTAACGATTCAGTAACTTCGCCTTCAACTTCAATCATATCTTCTTTAGCCACAACAGTTCCCTCCTCATCGTGTTATGTTTAGGTAGTCTAATAAACAGTAAATACACGGTCAACTTGAACAGTTTACCATGTTTTTACTGCAAAATCAACTTATATTTGATCTAGAATCTTTTTGATTTCTGCAAAGACATTGTCAATGCCAATATCTCCAGGTACTCGTTTTACAAGACCTTTCTTATCGTAAAACTCTAGTAAGGCTTTGGTTGATTCTTCATTAACTTTTAAGCGATTTTCGACAACTTCAGGCTTATCATCTTCACGTTGGTAGAAGTCATTGCTACCGCAGTTATCACAGACACCAGCCTCTTTAGGTGGGTTGTTAGTTAAATGATAAGTCTGACCACAGTTGCGACAAATAATCCGACCAGATAAGCGTTCCTTTAAGATATCTTTATCGACATCAATAAAGATGACAACTTCAATCGGTTTATTAAGGTCGTTAGTGATATCTTCTAAGGCTTGGGCTTGGTTAATGGTTCTTGGGAAACCATCCAGCATGTAACCCTTGTTAGTATCGTCTTGAGCCAAACGCTCTCTTACAATACCGTTAGTTACCTCATCAGGCACTAGATTCCCTTCATCCATGAAGGTCTTGGCCCGCTTGCCAAGTTCTGTACCATCTGCAATCGCTTGTCTAAACATATCACCAGTAGAAATATGTGGAATTGGATACGCTTCTTTAATCTTAGCTGCTTGGGTACCCTTTCCGGCACCTGGCAGACCCATTAAAATAATATTCATTATCTTTTCCCTTCAATACTAATCGCGAATAAAGCCTACATATTGACGTTTAATCAACCGACCCTCAATTTGTTTAGCTGTATCTAAGGCCACACCTACCACAATAAGCAGGGATGTTCCCGATAGAGCAATATTTTGAGGCAAATTAAATAGGTAGGACCCTACTAAAGGCAGGGTAGCGATGGCCATCAAGAAGATGGATCCAACACTTGATAAACGATTAATTACGCGAGCAATAAAATTCTCTGTCGCAAGCCCCGGGCGGACACTTGGTATATAGCCCCCAGATTTCTGTAGATTCTCGGCAGCACGCTCGGGATTAATTTGAATATGCGCATAAAAGAATGTAAAGGCAATAATTGTAATTGCATATAAGGCAATACCGGCTGGTTGCTGTAAGTTAAAAATATTATTTAATATTTTAAACCACTGGCTACTTCCATGATCAGCCGCAAATAAACCTAAAATAGTTTGCGGCACCATAATCAATGAAGAGGCAAAAATAACTGGTATAACCCCTGCTGAATTAATTTTTAAAGGTAGGTGAGACTTTTGGGTCATCGCATTCGCACGTTTAGAATAACGCACCGGAATCCGACGTTCAGCCTGGTTAACATAGATAACTACCATCAAAATTAATAAAGCTAATAAGGCAAAACCAGCAACCAAGAGGCCATTTTCGAGCAACTGGTCCCCAGAGGCTTTAATGAAGCGCTCTTCAACCAGGGTGTAGACCTCAGCAGGAATACGGGCAACAATACCTGCAAAGATAATCATTGAAGTTCCGTTACCAATACCAAATTGCGTAATTTGGTCACCTAGCCAGACAACAAACATGGAGCCTGCCGTCATTATTAAAGCAATCATCACATAAGTTGGAAACGATGGGTTGACCACCAAGCCAAATTGAGAAAGGGTATTAAAGCCAACCGATAGAGCTAAGGCTTGGGCAAAAGCCACAAATACAGCCAAATATCTAGTGGCACGATTCAATTTGCGCCGACCAACTTCCCCTTGCTTAGACCACTCAGTAAATGAGGGGATAATATCCATCTGTAAAAGCTGAATAATAATTGACGCCGTAATATAGGGCGAGACCCCTAAAGAGAAAATTGAATAGCTTGATAGCGCGCCGCCACCAAAGGTATTCAATAATCCAAATAGGCCTGACGCA
Proteins encoded in this window:
- a CDS encoding adenylate kinase; this translates as MNIILMGLPGAGKGTQAAKIKEAYPIPHISTGDMFRQAIADGTELGKRAKTFMDEGNLVPDEVTNGIVRERLAQDDTNKGYMLDGFPRTINQAQALEDITNDLNKPIEVVIFIDVDKDILKERLSGRIICRNCGQTYHLTNNPPKEAGVCDNCGSNDFYQREDDKPEVVENRLKVNEESTKALLEFYDKKGLVKRVPGDIGIDNVFAEIKKILDQI
- the rpmJ gene encoding 50S ribosomal protein L36 yields the protein MKVRASVKPICENCKVIRRNGRVMVICSNPKHKQRQG
- a CDS encoding energy-coupling factor transporter transmembrane component T family protein; amino-acid sequence: MTNMLLGRYIPGDSLIHRLDPRFKLLAMLGLMILVFFLTKISSYLMLLAFCLLLISLSQIPLTIFIKGLRPMLMLILFTVILQLIFSQGDQVIFQLGFLKLTWEGVNNAVYIFLRFVIIIFISTLLTLSTQPLALTDGMESLMAAFRRGLPVHEIALMFSIALRFIPTLSDETQKIMNAQRSRGVEFSEGHLIERIKKIIPILIPLFISAFNRAFELATAMEARGYQGGEGRSKLNELDWQIRDTWASIIVLLVILVCLAYDKLV
- the rplQ gene encoding 50S ribosomal protein L17, which gives rise to MGYRKLGRSSAQRKAMLRDLTTDLIINDRIVTTETRAKEVRKLADKMVTLGKRGDLASRRRALAFVRNEVADVRAEEDKVVVETAVQKLFNEIAPRYEDRQGGYTRILKTEPRRGDNAPMVIIEFV
- a CDS encoding energy-coupling factor transporter ATPase encodes the protein MRIKFNQVSYTYAQGTPFAYQALKDVTFEIPDGSYTAIIGHTGSGKSTITQHLNGLLIPSQGRVEIGDQVLTNQSQVKDGKQIRSQVGIVFQFPESQLFEETVLKDVMFAPLNFGKSTEEAEDLAIKALDMVGLSADFYDRSPFDLSGGQMRRVAIAGILAMQPKVLVLDEPTAGLDPKGRRDMMTMFADLHVQAGITLVLVTHQMNDVADYANHVIVMDHGQCVKSGEMREVFADPEWLTSLQLGLPDSLSFYQSLQACRGGKLTWDQPPLTIDDLLAEISKNYQAQGGNQHD
- the secY gene encoding preprotein translocase subunit SecY, whose product is MFTTLKRVFQDKDIRSRLFFTLMMLIVFRIGAHITVPGVNPSAIRLLSASGLFGLLNTFGGGALSSYSIFSLGVSPYITASIIIQLLQMDIIPSFTEWSKQGEVGRRKLNRATRYLAVFVAFAQALALSVGFNTLSQFGLVVNPSFPTYVMIALIMTAGSMFVVWLGDQITQFGIGNGTSMIIFAGIVARIPAEVYTLVEERFIKASGDQLLENGLLVAGFALLALLILMVVIYVNQAERRIPVRYSKRANAMTQKSHLPLKINSAGVIPVIFASSLIMVPQTILGLFAADHGSSQWFKILNNIFNLQQPAGIALYAITIIAFTFFYAHIQINPERAAENLQKSGGYIPSVRPGLATENFIARVINRLSSVGSIFLMAIATLPLVGSYLFNLPQNIALSGTSLLIVVGVALDTAKQIEGRLIKRQYVGFIRD
- the infA gene encoding translation initiation factor IF-1; the protein is MAKEDMIEVEGEVTESLPNAMFKVQLENGFEILAHVSGKIRVNYIRILPGDRVKVEMSPYDLTRGRITYRFK
- a CDS encoding FAD-dependent oxidoreductase: MKVAVIGCTHAGTAAVKTILTENDDVEVVVFERNDNISFLSCGIALYVGGVVKDVNGLFYSDPSELESLGATVYMKHNVLSFDENTKVIQVENMETGEHFQESYDKLVIATGSWPIIPDLPGLDLENVMLCKNFKHAQELIQTKQDKKRVAVIGAGYIGIELVEAFAEDGKEVVLIDGADRVLPKYLDQEMTDLLEASLVDHGVQMQLGEFVESFLADDEGKVRAVKTSKGEYECDMAVLCVGFQPNTELYKGKLETMPNGAIIVDDYMHTSHPDIYACGDSCAVNYNPNDGHAYIPLATNAVRMGSLVGKNIKADRVKYRGTQSTSGLKLFGWNIGSTGVTDNSASSFNLETRSVYVEDNYRPEFMPTTEKVYMKLVYEVGTNRVVGGQLMSKYDITQSANTLSLAIQTKQTIEDLAYVDFFFQPHFDRPWNYLNILAQAALSQEEELAQN
- the truA gene encoding tRNA pseudouridine(38-40) synthase TruA; amino-acid sequence: MRYKITLEYDGTDYVGFQIQPNGPSIQAELERALKLMTKGQEITVYGSGRTDSGVHALGQVIHIDYPAAIEPDSLLRALNSITSQAIRILEVLPVEDIFHARFHAKDKTYLYRVSLDHFMSPFKTRYALHHPYPTDISRIQEALQAIKGKHDFTSFCSTKTDKVNLVRTIYRAEASYQPVENEIHFIFQGDGFLYNMVRILVGTCLQIGDGLKPVDELERLLAVKDRNQAGPTAGAQGLFLQSVGYLSFEQRAAWTQAWLDGKIKDQNQSIRDEK
- a CDS encoding DNA-directed RNA polymerase subunit alpha — protein: MIEIEKPNIETIEISEDSKFGKFVIEPLERGYGTTLGNSLRRILLSSLPGTAVTSIQIDDVLHEYSTVPGVREDVTQIVLNIKQLSLKLYDVEEKQVEIDMVGPAVVTAKDIIADSDFEVMNPDLHICTLEDGAKFHMLMNVSNGRGFVRAEHNKTASMPIGEIPVDSIYTPITKVNYQVENTRIGQINAYDKLTLDIWTDGTIAPDEALSLAAKILTEHLAVFVDLTSETHDVEIMVEKEETQKEKMLEMTIEELDLSVRSYNCLKRAGINTVQELTQKSEQEMMKVRNLGRKSLDEVKGKLDDLDLSLREED
- the rpsK gene encoding 30S ribosomal protein S11, which codes for MAKRPTTSRRRRVKKNVETGVAHIHSTFNNTIVMITDEHGNAIAWSSAGALGFKGSRKSTPYAAQMASETAAKAAMDHGMKTVEVAVKGPGSGRESAIRALQAAGLEVTAIRDVTPIPHNGCRPPKRRRV
- a CDS encoding energy-coupling factor ABC transporter ATP-binding protein; protein product: MAEEILTVSNLGFSYDKNQEHPTLNNISFSINSGEWIALIGRNGSGKSTLAKLLIGLLESDQGKIVIDGFELNEETVWEIRRRVGYVFQNPDNQFVGATVENDVAFALENIGMDSQQMRERVTWALEAVGMTGFEKREPASLSGGQKQRVAIAGVNALAPKIIILDESTAMLDPLGRQEVMSVIRDLKEKLNLTIISITHDIDEAALADRVLVLKKGQVQTQAQPEEIFVYGDRLVDMGLDVPFGQSLKDRLQALGIPVPKEYMTVEGMAEWLCASNLIK
- the rpsM gene encoding 30S ribosomal protein S13, which gives rise to MARIAGVDIPRNKRVVIALTYIYGIGNTTAKQILKAADVSEDTRVSDLTNDELDRIRKEVDSIKVEGDLRRERNLDIKRLQEIGSYRGIRHRRGLPVRGQNTKNNARTRKGPATAIAGKKK